The Spinacia oleracea cultivar Varoflay chromosome 2, BTI_SOV_V1, whole genome shotgun sequence DNA segment GACCCATCAAGGTGATCttcatggtggtggtggtggtggtggtggtggtggtcgtGATGGTCCGATGCAAAGCCGAAAAGTTTAAGGTCTTCTTCCTCAGCAAGCTCCTCTGGGAGCAACTTCCTTTTATTACTAACGGATAGATCAACATCATCATGATCATGATGATGGTGGGAGTTTCCATGGtcatggtgatgatggtgaccATGGGAACAAGCGTGGTCAGAGGCAGGGGATTGCTGCCCAATGCATAGATCCAAAGTGTTGCAAAGGGAAACTAGGAGGAGTAACAATAACAAGGTTTTAGTCCTACAGACCGCCATTTTCGGGTTTAAAGAGGAGAAAGAGTGAAATGGAAATGGAGGAAAGTAAAGGTCAACACTTTGATGAGTATCAAATTACCGATTACCCGGTTTGAACTTCTAATTTGGGCCATATTTTTATGGCCCAATAAGATACAGTAATGGGCCTAATAGCTTCTCTATTTAGTAAAATTTCTAAATTCATCCGAAGGTCCGTAATGGCTATAACGGGGGTATAGCCATTACTAGCGCGAACGTCGTTTTTGGGATAACCAGAAAGCGCGTGAGCGCACGTACCACAATTACCAGCATAAAAAAAACGACACATAATTTTTATGCGTGGAACGCTTATAAATATCAAACGAAAAGatcaaaataattttgaaacatGTTCAAATTCCTTGCACGCATAACGCCCAGTCACCCACGATCATTTCCTCTCTCCTAGAAACTGTCATTAAACTGCCTAAAACTACCTGAATTTACTTTCTTTCTCTTCAAACCGCAATTAAACTTCAAATTAACACTACAATTGTAGAGAAAATTCAAAGTCGGAGgatttgtttgttcttttttgtgaaAACTTATAACAAATGGACGTTCGACAAGAAATTGACATGAATAAGCCGGAAGATGAGTacagataaaaaaaattaagtaattACAAGTGATTATGtgctttaattttgttttcgaactaaaattcaaacataatttttcttaattttgttcaTTTTCAGAAATTTATAATGTTCGAAGAAAATACCACGCGTGTAAGTGATTTCTGTTCAAAATTCGTACATGCAACTGGATGTTCAATTTATTAGACATAATAATGTCTCActgaagtttttatttaaattcttTCATTATTTTACCAAACTgtaacttttgatttttttgctcCAGTACTGAAAAATCGACGAATGTGCCTGAAATCGGCACTGAGAAGCAAAAACAAACGCTCGAGTACATAATTTAAAGTTTTCGTGGATCAATTTCCGTTTTATTATTCTTgcgtggacctggtccacaataatatttgTGTGGATCCAAAATCAATAGTTTTCTCTAGCACTATTTTTAACTCATAGTGACCTTTATTGTTTATAtaaactataataaattaaacaccaaaattcttagacatagtaaccattttttgaaacatagtaaccctatgtttttaaaagcgaattgtgacttaaaatcacattactCAAATACAACATGTATCAACGATACTAATttgatattttattttcataataatcctaataaagtgccaaaataaaataggaacaagttattaattttattttaagacatggtccacaataaatttagtgtggaccaagtccatttaagaattagTATATTTAATAATGTTCAATTGTTTTTATAATAATCTTCATTTTGATGTACCGAGTTGATTTATAATAATGTTGACAAGTTTTCAATATTTGACCCAATAAGTTGCAATGAAGCGACCTTTTAGCACGAATAAAGTAGTTTGCTAGCTTAAAGACTTCAATCGTTGTATGGTAAACTTAAAATTGGGCCTAATAAGAAGAATAGGCCACCAAGTATTTTGGGGTTCTAAAGGGCCTATAAGACCGTACATAAAGTAGAGCCAATTTTCACAGTTTATGCCGTAGCCTTATTTTCCAAATTCCAACCCATAATATCTTCTCCCTAGCTTTATCCATCTGCCATATATTTCTGCATTCCAAATGGAGTAAATTTTGGGAAAGGAGAGCCAACGCCTACCAAGTGTTTGATAAAAGGCCTCAGAGAAAGCAAAACAAGTATGGAAGTTCCCCAGCCACTCCAAACACTAGCAAAAACTGGAGCTATAGTAGCTGGTGGTATAATCTGTATCTCTTTCGCCGCTTCCACCACCATCAAAGTCATCCAATCTGCGACTGAAGCTAAAAGGGTATCTAATTATCTATCCCATACATTTCCAGTAACTTGGCTGCATACATGTACATGTACACACATGGTATATGGTTGTTAAGACGGGTCGGGATAAACTTGTCCTGCTTAGCTAACTGTTAGATATCTAATACTTAATTTCACGATATTTAATGTGATGTTGTTTGTTTCAGAAAAGCACGGCGAAGCCATGCCAAGGATGTAAAGGAAAAGGGTTCCACATTTGCAAACTTTGCAAAGGCAATGCTACTATACAATGGTCTCCTTTGTATGATCCTATTCATATCAACCCTTGTCAATGCCCAACTTGTGATGGCCATAGGTTAGtctttttaattatttgtataattttttctttccaATACAGACAACACTAATATACTTTCCTATATCTCTAACAAACTCACATAATTCAACTAGTTTTTATATGATATGGTTGTGCTTTATTTCAGCATACAACGGTGTCTCAATTGTGTAGGGAAAGGTTACTATTGAGCTCCAATGGCCAATGTGCTACAACTCGATCTGCAAATCAATCTATTTCTAGCTAGCTACATATTGAGTTAGATGGAATTTAATAAATGTAACATCCTTATACATTAGCTAGCAGATCGATTGAAttgaagtttgtattttttAGCTTTGCAAGACTTCCCTCCTCTACGAGGAAGTACTGGTTTTCATGGAGGATTACCCCACAAACATTTATCCCATATTGAAGGAGAAGCTACACTTAATTTTacatcacaaaaaaaaaaaaaaaattgaggataTAATGTGCATGATTATATTCAATGAAACCTGGATATAATTATATATAGTCCTGCAATATCTCGTAACGAGATTAATCAGAAGGAAAGGCAAAGAGTCAATCCGGTTCCTACATAGGGTTTATGATTACGTAGATAAGGGCATCTAATGGATAATGTAGCCAATAAACATAGTAAATTAATAATCAAACTCAACCTTAAGTCGGAGGGCGGGAGGGGCGCTATTGCAAGTAGATAAAGGCATCTCGTGGATGATGTATCATCCAATGAACGTGGTAATCAAAACCAATGTTACATTTCCAAGTTGGTTACGAACTCACAAGATCGAGCCCCATCAACTGTGTTATATTTGAGACTTGAGAGTGACTCAAGCGTTGACTATGTGTAGCTGAACTGACTAACTTAAGATAGATAGGTTCTGATTTAGTAGGGTTTTTTCATATTAACTACCAACAAAAAAAAGGTATTATTGGTAGGTCATGCTTCTGCTCCCACTTCCATTCAATAATGCAATTCCAATCAGCGGCGGGTCCAGAAATTTTTAATTGTGGGGGCCATATATACTACGATGTAAGTTATACATAATATATTCATATCCCTTCGAGCATAAAAAAACATCATGTGCTCAAAATATACTTTTTAATCCttttttaaccttttaaatAATTTGTTAATGTTGGCCATAAAAATGAAGTTGTCAAAGTCAGAATTGGAACAATTTTTGAAGGAACAAAAAAACATAACAACcaataaatgaaagaagaaTATGAAAGTAAAAACAAAAAGTAATAATAGGCAACTAAAATTTGCGTGTACTGGGAGTTGAACCTGAGATGGGCTATCAAAATGTCCTATGAATTTACATTTGCCATCTCAACTACTTGTTTTTTGTGTTTATAACTGCAAGATTTAGTAATTAGTCATGCCTAGAGCTggcaatgggttgggttgggtcgaaatcaggtcgacccatttataaacaggttgagattttcccaacccgacctgtttaattaaacgggttgagattttcaacccaacccaacccaactataaacgggttgacctgaagttgacccgtttaatttttttttcccacttttaattgtaaattgatttgactatagaattgcgaggtgattttgttatggcatatctcattgcaaaaagtaatttttcaatatgtatttgacatgaatcaaaacgtcaaataattattcaatgttgaagggaaaatgagaaataaaatctttcaaatcacattatacatatatatattacatacttgcttgcacttaaacgggttagacgggttgttttcgggttgaaaatttcaacccgacccaacccatttaattaaacgggttgggttgggttgacccatttaattaaacaggttgaaaatcttgacccaaccctttattattgggttgggttcgggttgggttggtgggttgggtcaaTTTTTGCCAGCTCTAGTCATGCCCCCCCCCCTTGGCTCCGCCCCTGATTCCAATTCCATCTAATTATCTTCACTATGTaaattaatcaaataaaattAGTTTTTATCCCGTGTTATGCACGAGTTTCTTAGTTTAGAAATTCGGGTGTATACTTATATTGTCTATGAAATATAGGGGAAGATACAAAAAtgtagaaataaaataaaatatgacgTGTTTGGAAGGCGTATAAATGTAtaatgaaattgaaattagaatatgaaacaaataaaatctatattattaaattagAGTAATAGAGAATGAGAGGGCTTCATCCTAAATTCCTCAATTCTCATTAGCCGACTATATTAGGAAAtaaattcaatattttttttaaaaaacaattaaattagCATATCAAAGAAAATCAAATGATGAACACAATGAAGATATCAAAGAGGAAACAATTGAAATTTACTACAATATTCTACAAACTATAATGACTAATTGGAAATTTATAAGAACCAAATTATCATACCACCATACTTCGTATATGTTGAAAAGCAATATTAAACTCTCTTTTTTACCACCATAATTGGAAATGTACAATAAAGTTTACTTTCTATCCATGGATTCAGTATTTCTATCAATTTGCACCAGTCTGCCAAATTTTTATAGGAATTTTTTCTCAAAGTATTCCACAGAGAAGTTGGGAATTCTCACCCAagtagttagggttttaatcgaGGACTCATCCGGCACAAAATATTTTCGAATAGTCAAATAACTATCCCCTATCATCCAATGACCTTGAGTCATTACAAAATCATAGTCCTCCATTGAAGTCAATCTCACCACATAATAGGCACGTACACCCAACGTCCGTTAGAGAGATATCTCCTTTTAGGCTCCATTTAAGCCTTAGATGTCTAAACCGCATTACtcaatttcttataaaatagcTTGATAATCAGGGCATTTTTCCATACGGAGCCGCTTTTTCTCTTCCTTAGTAAGGAGAATGGTAGGGCAATTTTCCTCCGTTTTCCCGTCAAAAGCTCGGTCATCATTTGataccacatcatcatcctcTAAGAAATTCCCAGCCCCTGCCATGCCCTAGAGATGAACTAGCTTTCCCCTTGCAACCATGCTATACGAGGAACCATTAATCCTCCTCTTCATTCATCGAGTCCATGAATCCTCTCTTCACTTTCTTGTTCGATCGTAATTACATCAGAAATAGACTCAGAACAAATGATTTTGTCCCAAGTTACAAAGTCGTGTATCGAACAAGACGCACATTACTGCATGAGATGAACATATTTCCCACGTACATGCACAGGGAATAGTACCAGAGCTTACTGCCTCTTCAACAAGTTCGATGGAACCGGTGATCTTATCTTGCATCTATACGTGCAGTTCATCAACACTTTGTCTTGGTGTGCCGGAAGAACACCTCCCTATGCTCTTTGCTCGCAGTCTAGAAAGACCTGCATTATCCTGATTTAACTATCTTCATCCCTGTGATCAAAACTCATGGGACGAAATAATGTCAGCCTTCTGTGAATGGGTTCATGAATACCAAAGAGAAGATGAAGGATGCTCACTTTAAATCTCACCAATCAAGCAGAACCAAAATATTTCTCTCATTTCTACTCCAGAGGCTCTAACATTTGAGCCACATTTCTTGAGCCGATTACTGATATGGAGTTCATGCTTATCCTCCTTAGGAATCTAAATGATTTCTACTATTGCCACATGGTCTCGTTCAAGTACATAAGTCTTGCTCACATGGAACAATACATGTATGGCATTGATGTCATGAAACTACAAGAAATCAGACGTAAAACTGCACCAAGAAACCCTACTCAAGGAAAGAAATTCACTCACTCGATGAATCGATGAGTTTCATTTTTGAGCGCTACCGAAGAGAGGTATTCTCAAAACCAAAGCATCAGTGTACTCTGATACTCCCTCATGCGCCTTGAAGAGAGATTATTGCACTATCGCAAGTATAGGTATATAACTGATCAATGCTATGATCTGAGTTGCACTATCGAGAATCTAATCGATCGAGGAACACTAGTCGTAGTTCACGCTCCACCAAGAAAACAAGAATCTCAATCAGCTTTGTAAACCCGATTGTACAAGCAAGGTGAACTCTTACCTTTGCCCGGGAGGCCCGAGGGTGGAATTTTAGGCCCATATCTTCTTAAGTATTGTCATTATCATCAACTTGTCGGTCACATCACCGATGATAGCCATACACTAAGGCTCGAACTTCAGCACAGATCTAAGGCGAAGCGTGCTAGTTCTAAGGAACCAATTTCCATAAATCTCCTTTCACTCGATGAAACTAAAGAAGATCCAACCGAACTAATGGTTCTTTAAACTTTGAAGATTTCAGGATAATTCAACTTGAAGAATAAGGTGAAATTCCACTAATTGATTGGGAAACATGTATTCCTAAGTGCATGAGTCCAGATAAGGTAGCAGTTAGCGCTGAAGGAGCAAAGACTCCAGCATCTGAAGTAGCTTCCATTGTCTCTATCATGGAACCACGAGTGTTCAGCAAACTCGACACCGATGACAAGAAAGCTTGCGCACTGGTTTGCAAGGCTTGGGCCACTTGGTTACACCTCGCACGGTACGAATTCCAACTCATCTGGTTCTAAGCGTCATCTAGACTCATTGCAGCACCGCAACAATGAGGGCTAGCCCATTGAATAATCTTAGGTTGTAATATAATGTAGTTCGACAATCCGAAGATCGGGTCTAATTCtccataaaaaaaatgttgaattAAACCATTAAAAACACATAATATTCAACAAAACCTTCATATATGTTTCAAATCATAGAAAGACATTGAGATCTAAGAGAAAAGAAGATGTAAGATATCTACCAACAAAGTCGAAATTCTACCAgcaaaaaacacaaaattaaTGGGAAAAAATAATGAAACAGAAGAGAATATACCAAAAAGTCAGAATTTGACCTAATTTCAACAGAATCGAGAAATATTCGAACAAATCAGTAAGCTTACGAACTGAGCAACGAACGGGTTGAGCAATTTGACCAGTTTTTGATTAAATTAGGGTTTACTGGATAACTTGTGAAGGTTTTTGGTTGGAGATTTACGAAAGGGAAAGAGAGAAATTTGAACAGAGCTATGAATCCAATAGGTCGAGCTCTGCAAAGGATTTTGGAGGAAAACGAATAAAAATTTTCAGTGTGTATCATTTTCGGTGAAGGATTGCTAGTTGCTGCAGAGTGCGTCAAGACAAAGTATGATTAAGGAGGGCGAAATTTAACCAGCCGTCTTcttatttaaatcaatgagGGAGAATTCTTTACTATCGCCATATTTGGTTAAATATTAAAAGGCGAATATCAACTTATCCTGTTTGATTAGATCTTCAAAGGCGAAAACAAGTTGTCCTTCTTGTTTTAATATTCACGCCCTCTTTGCTCTTAATTTTTGTAGTGCCAATAACATTTTATGTAATAAATAGATTTTgggctcgggcgatgccccgaagGCCGAGTCATCACTTGAATAATGGTAACTATGcctatttttctgtaaaaaaaaaataaaaacaaatcataattaactcctatttttattaaaatcatttttctttctttactaTCAGTTTATTATATATCGTTTGCAAAATACAACACGTAAATTTGCATAGCCAAGTGGATAAGTCATTAGTGGTTCCAATCACCAAGTCATGGGCTCGAATCTTGTATTtgtaattttaaaataatattggATGACATGTAATGACATGTAATGA contains these protein-coding regions:
- the LOC110777090 gene encoding uncharacterized protein isoform X1, whose protein sequence is MEVPQPLQTLAKTGAIVAGGIICISFAASTTIKVIQSATEAKRKSTAKPCQGCKGKGFHICKLCKGNATIQWSPLYDPIHINPCQCPTCDGHRERLLLSSNGQCATTRSANQSISS
- the LOC110777090 gene encoding uncharacterized protein isoform X2 — its product is MEVPQPLQTLAKTGAIVAGGIICISFAASTTIKVIQSATEAKRKSTAKPCQGCKGKGFHICKLCKGNATIQWSPLYDPIHINPCQCPTCDGHSIQRCLNCVGKGYY